A stretch of the Deltaproteobacteria bacterium genome encodes the following:
- a CDS encoding site-specific integrase produces MTKKLTKGDIDRATYHGGEKGNEWDVRWDSLIPGFGVRIYPSGRKAFILRYRASGSKRLLTLGMYGVLTLDQARHLARQRLGEVSGGEDPLEKKRKAAQGETMKALCEAYLERHASRKRSTRDDQRRITQHLVPAWGQRKVDSIARADVAALHSRIGERHPYEANRTVALLGKMFELARRWGFLPETAANPARGIDKFQEKKRDRWVTPEELPRLAAAIAQTPNLYIRAAIWLYLLTGVRREELLRAQWADVDVVRCELHLSETKAGRTHYVPLSAPALALLHHLPRQEGNPYLLPGQKPGQHLVNISKAWKTMRTAASVDDVRIHDLRRTVGSWLAQTGSSLPLIGRVLNHTDPKTTAIYARLGDDPARQALAEHGERLTSIAGQWSPTLALPASGETKVALEPQSHGDA; encoded by the coding sequence ATGACAAAGAAGCTGACGAAGGGCGATATCGACCGAGCGACGTATCATGGGGGTGAAAAGGGCAACGAATGGGACGTGCGCTGGGATAGCCTCATTCCCGGGTTTGGCGTGCGGATTTACCCTTCAGGGCGGAAGGCGTTCATTCTTCGCTACCGGGCGAGCGGCAGTAAACGACTGTTGACCTTGGGCATGTATGGGGTGCTGACCCTGGATCAAGCCCGCCATCTGGCCCGGCAACGTCTCGGGGAAGTGAGCGGCGGAGAAGATCCGCTAGAGAAAAAGCGGAAGGCGGCGCAAGGCGAGACGATGAAGGCGCTGTGTGAGGCGTATCTCGAACGGCATGCCTCGCGCAAACGTTCCACCCGTGACGATCAACGTCGCATCACACAACATCTCGTGCCCGCGTGGGGGCAACGCAAGGTGGACAGCATCGCCCGGGCGGATGTGGCGGCGCTGCATAGCCGGATCGGAGAGCGACACCCTTATGAAGCGAATCGCACCGTGGCGCTTCTAGGCAAAATGTTCGAGCTGGCGCGACGGTGGGGATTTCTTCCAGAGACTGCGGCGAATCCGGCACGCGGCATCGATAAGTTCCAAGAAAAGAAACGGGATCGCTGGGTAACGCCAGAAGAGCTGCCGCGTCTGGCGGCCGCGATTGCGCAGACCCCGAACCTCTACATCCGAGCAGCAATCTGGCTCTACCTCCTCACCGGGGTCCGTCGCGAGGAACTGTTACGGGCGCAATGGGCAGACGTGGACGTTGTACGTTGTGAGTTACATTTGAGCGAAACGAAGGCTGGACGGACGCATTACGTGCCCCTGTCTGCTCCAGCCCTTGCGCTACTGCATCATCTGCCACGACAGGAGGGCAACCCGTACCTACTCCCTGGGCAGAAACCTGGACAGCATCTCGTCAATATCTCAAAGGCATGGAAGACGATGCGCACGGCTGCCAGTGTCGATGACGTGCGGATTCATGACCTGCGACGCACGGTCGGGAGCTGGCTCGCTCAGACAGGGAGTAGCCTCCCTTTGATCGGTCGGGTGCTGAACCACACCGATCCGAAAACGACCGCGATTTATGCACGGCTGGGAGACGATCCAGCCCGACAGGCGCTGGCGGAACATGGGGAACGACTTACGTCCATCGCCGGGCAATGGTCCCCTACCCTCGCGCTTCCTGCCTCCGGGGAGACGAAGGTTGCCCTGGAACCGCAATCACATGGCGATGCGTGA